One Gordonia pseudamarae genomic window, TCATGGCCACCACCCGCAACGACAAACTGATGTACGTGGTCCTGGTGTCGGCACTGCTCGCGGGCACGTTCATCACGCTCGTCGGCACCGTTGACCCGCACGGGGTCGGCGTCAACTACCGGGAAACCGTTGCCCCGTGGTTCCGGTCGATCTTCTTTCTGCAGCCCGACATCGACGCGATGTCGCAAGCCCCCTTGCGTTTTCATGTACACGTTCTGGTCGGTATGGCCCTGTTCTGCCTCGTCCCGTTCACCCGTCTCATTCACATCTTCACCGCGCCACTGCACTACCTGTTCCGCCCCTACATCGTCTACCGCAGCCGTGACCCGCATCCCGCACCGGGTGCCCGGCCCACCAGGCGTGGTTGGGCTCCCGTCGGAGTGAAGGACCGCGACCGATGACCACCGCAACCCCCGCACCCCCGATCACCTCCCGCGCCCAGGCCACCAACCTGGCACTGGCGACCCTGGCCTTCACCGTCAGCTTCTGGGCGTGGAACCTGGTGGGGCCGTTGGCCATCACGTACGCAGCCGACCTCGGCCTGTCGGCGGGCCAGAAGTCGGTGCTGGTGGCGATCCCCATCCTCGTCGGCTCCCTCGGCCGCATCATCACCGGCGCGCTCACCGACCGCTACGGCGGCCGCACCATGTTCCCGGCGCTGCTGATCGCCACCGTGCCGTTCGTACTGCTCATCGCCGTCGCCGGTGAACTCGACAGCTACTGGCTGCTGCTGGTGGCCGGATTCTTCCTCGGTGTCGGCGGCACCACC contains:
- the narI gene encoding respiratory nitrate reductase subunit gamma translates to MEVFLWGVIPYVTLLLVIGGTIWRYRFDRFGWTTRSSELYESRLLRIASPLFHYGILVVIAGHAIGLVIPESWTEFFGISEDLYHWTAAISGLIAAAATVVGCALLIYRRRRTGPVFMATTRNDKLMYVVLVSALLAGTFITLVGTVDPHGVGVNYRETVAPWFRSIFFLQPDIDAMSQAPLRFHVHVLVGMALFCLVPFTRLIHIFTAPLHYLFRPYIVYRSRDPHPAPGARPTRRGWAPVGVKDRDR